Proteins from a single region of Thermoanaerobacter uzonensis DSM 18761:
- a CDS encoding XTP/dITP diphosphatase, which produces MKIIIATNNPHKTEEIKNFFKGYPVEIYSIADLGIKEDIEETGNTIEENALIKARFLKEKVDGIVIADDTGLFVEYLNGQPGVYSARFAGENATYEDNNKKLLKLLEGVPCEKRKAYFKTVIAVLESEKETLLEGKLEGYILDHPRGKNGFGYDPVFYVDNLGKTLAELTMEEKNKISHRADALMKLKNYILKRLEEK; this is translated from the coding sequence TTGAAAATAATAATAGCAACCAACAATCCTCACAAAACTGAAGAAATAAAAAATTTTTTTAAAGGCTATCCTGTTGAAATTTATTCTATAGCAGACTTGGGAATAAAAGAAGATATAGAAGAGACAGGAAATACGATTGAAGAAAATGCTCTTATCAAGGCTCGCTTTTTAAAAGAAAAAGTTGATGGAATTGTTATTGCTGACGATACAGGGTTGTTTGTGGAGTATTTAAATGGGCAACCTGGAGTATATTCAGCAAGATTTGCTGGTGAAAATGCTACCTATGAAGATAACAATAAAAAATTGTTAAAGCTATTAGAGGGCGTTCCTTGCGAAAAAAGAAAAGCTTATTTTAAGACAGTGATAGCAGTGTTAGAAAGTGAAAAAGAAACTTTATTAGAAGGTAAATTAGAAGGGTATATTTTGGATCATCCTCGAGGGAAAAATGGTTTTGGATATGACCCGGTTTTTTATGTCGATAATTTAGGGAAGACTTTAGCAGAACTTACCATGGAAGAAAAAAATAAGATAAGTCATAGAGCTGATGCTCTTATGAAGTTAAAGAATTATATTTTAAAACGTTTGGAGGAAAAATAA
- a CDS encoding ABC transporter permease, which produces MVEITRGKFERVGPNIEESQAIVRPSMTYWQDAWRRLKMNKVAMASLVFLILLGIMAIIGPYLLPYKYSDQNLMMTNKPPSAEHWFGTDYLGRDLFVRTWMGARISLTIGIAAALLDGIIGVIYGGISGYFGGQVDNIMMRIVDILYGIPYLILVILLMLVMGPGIVTIITAMVITGWVGMARLVRGQVLQLKEQEFVMAAKTLGASPGRIIMKHLIPNTLGPIIVSITFDVPAAIFTEAFLSYIGLGVQPPLASWGTLANDATNVLLMYPYQLFFPAFFISITMLSFNLLGDGLRDALDPRLRK; this is translated from the coding sequence GTGGTTGAAATTACAAGAGGGAAATTTGAAAGAGTAGGACCAAATATTGAGGAAAGTCAAGCAATAGTTCGTCCCAGTATGACTTACTGGCAAGACGCATGGAGAAGACTTAAAATGAATAAAGTTGCGATGGCCTCTTTAGTATTTCTCATCCTGTTGGGCATAATGGCGATCATAGGGCCTTATTTATTACCTTACAAATATTCTGACCAAAACCTTATGATGACAAATAAACCGCCATCTGCTGAGCATTGGTTTGGTACGGATTATCTGGGCAGAGATTTATTTGTAAGGACGTGGATGGGAGCAAGAATATCTCTCACTATAGGTATTGCAGCGGCTTTACTGGATGGTATCATTGGTGTAATTTACGGGGGAATTTCAGGATACTTTGGAGGACAAGTTGACAATATTATGATGCGTATTGTAGATATTTTGTATGGAATACCTTATCTTATATTAGTTATTTTGCTTATGCTTGTTATGGGACCTGGGATTGTTACTATAATTACCGCAATGGTTATAACAGGTTGGGTAGGAATGGCAAGACTTGTAAGAGGGCAAGTTTTGCAGTTAAAAGAACAAGAATTTGTGATGGCGGCGAAAACTTTAGGAGCTTCTCCCGGAAGAATAATTATGAAGCACTTAATTCCAAATACTTTAGGTCCAATAATAGTTTCTATAACTTTCGACGTTCCTGCTGCAATTTTTACAGAAGCTTTCTTAAGCTATATAGGTTTAGGTGTACAGCCTCCTTTAGCAAGTTGGGGAACTTTAGCTAATGATGCTACAAATGTATTGCTCATGTATCCTTACCAATTGTTCTTCCCGGCGTTTTTCATAAGTATAACAATGCTCTCTTTCAACTTATTAGGTGATGGTTTAAGAGACGCTCTTGACCCAAGGTTGCGCAAATAA
- the rph gene encoding ribonuclease PH, whose translation MNRIDGRKFNELRPIKITRNFNKFAEGSVLIEMGETKVICTASIEDKVPPFQKGTGKGWITSEYGMLPRATETRNPREVTKGRPSGRTMEIQRLIGRSLRSVVDLDVLGEKTIWIDCDVIQADGGTRTASITGSFIALADALNKLVEKGDIPKIPLKGFVAAVSVGIVEGKELLDLSFQEDSNALVDMNVVMTDKGEIVEIQGTGEGGPFTKQNFSDLLNLAEYGIEQIIKIQKEVLSDIVDKIGVDSVENNNSNQQSSQN comes from the coding sequence ATGAATAGAATTGATGGAAGGAAATTTAATGAGCTGAGACCTATAAAAATTACAAGAAATTTTAATAAATTTGCAGAAGGTTCTGTTCTAATTGAAATGGGGGAGACAAAAGTCATTTGTACAGCTTCTATTGAGGATAAAGTACCTCCATTCCAAAAAGGTACAGGTAAGGGTTGGATAACCAGTGAGTATGGCATGTTGCCAAGAGCAACTGAAACAAGAAATCCACGAGAAGTAACTAAAGGAAGACCTAGTGGAAGGACTATGGAAATACAACGGCTTATAGGCCGTTCTTTAAGGTCTGTAGTAGATTTGGATGTGTTAGGAGAAAAAACTATATGGATAGATTGCGATGTTATCCAAGCAGATGGAGGTACACGAACAGCTTCTATTACAGGTTCATTTATAGCATTGGCAGATGCACTTAACAAATTGGTAGAAAAAGGCGATATTCCTAAGATTCCTTTAAAAGGTTTTGTTGCGGCTGTAAGTGTAGGAATTGTAGAGGGAAAGGAGCTTTTAGATTTATCCTTTCAAGAAGATTCTAATGCATTAGTAGATATGAATGTAGTTATGACAGACAAAGGAGAAATTGTAGAGATACAGGGAACAGGTGAGGGTGGACCATTTACGAAGCAAAATTTTTCAGATCTTCTAAATCTTGCAGAATATGGGATTGAGCAAATTATCAAAATTCAAAAAGAAGTTCTTTCTGATATTGTAGATAAAATAGGAGTTGATTCGGTTGAAAATAATAATAGCAACCAACAATCCTCACAAAACTGA
- a CDS encoding ABC transporter ATP-binding protein has translation MEKKEVLLEVRDLEYSFDTYAGEVKAVRGVSFEVYKGEALAIVGESGCGKSVTMHAVMKLNPEPPGRLKGGKIIFDGKDITNYTDREMQSIRGSEIGMIFQDPMTSLNPTMTVGNQIAEVILKHEDVTRAEAIKRAKEMLDIVGIPNAEKRIHQYPHEFSGGMRQRAMIAIALACKPKLLIADEPTTALDVTIQAQILDLMKDLQKQFNTSIIIITHDLGVVADIADRVVVMYAGKIIERGTVDEIFYNPQHPYTWGLLKSVPRLDAKNKEKLVPIIGTPPDLFAPPVGCPFAARCDYAMKICYEAPPEVTKESETQQVACWLKHPYAPKVANPFGMGVTVDE, from the coding sequence ATGGAAAAAAAAGAAGTATTGTTAGAAGTAAGAGATTTGGAGTATTCTTTTGATACCTATGCCGGGGAGGTTAAAGCCGTAAGAGGCGTAAGCTTTGAAGTGTATAAAGGAGAAGCCTTGGCAATCGTTGGCGAATCCGGTTGTGGTAAGTCTGTGACAATGCATGCAGTAATGAAACTAAACCCTGAACCTCCAGGGAGATTAAAAGGTGGGAAAATCATATTTGATGGAAAAGATATAACTAATTATACAGATAGAGAGATGCAATCAATAAGAGGTTCAGAAATTGGTATGATATTCCAAGATCCTATGACTTCTTTGAATCCTACAATGACAGTAGGTAATCAAATTGCTGAAGTAATTTTGAAACATGAAGATGTAACTAGAGCAGAAGCTATAAAAAGGGCTAAAGAAATGTTGGACATTGTTGGAATTCCAAATGCTGAAAAAAGAATTCATCAATATCCTCATGAATTTTCAGGTGGAATGAGACAGAGGGCGATGATTGCTATTGCTTTAGCTTGTAAACCTAAATTATTAATTGCAGATGAGCCAACTACAGCTTTAGACGTTACAATACAAGCTCAGATTTTAGATTTGATGAAAGATTTGCAAAAACAATTTAATACCTCAATAATTATTATTACTCATGACCTTGGAGTTGTTGCTGATATAGCGGATAGAGTTGTGGTAATGTATGCAGGTAAAATTATTGAAAGAGGTACAGTAGACGAAATATTTTATAACCCACAACATCCTTATACGTGGGGGCTATTAAAGTCGGTTCCTCGCTTAGATGCAAAGAATAAAGAAAAACTTGTACCGATTATTGGGACACCGCCTGACCTTTTTGCACCACCTGTTGGCTGTCCTTTTGCAGCAAGGTGTGATTATGCTATGAAAATATGTTATGAAGCTCCGCCAGAGGTCACTAAAGAATCAGAGACTCAGCAAGTTGCTTGTTGGCTTAAACACCCCTATGCTCCAAAAGTTGCTAATCCATTTGGAATGGGGGTAACAGTAGATGAGTGA
- a CDS encoding peptide ABC transporter substrate-binding protein: protein MLKHKRLLVTLLSLVLILSALLAGCSGQGKTATNTTSANNQSEQVLNLNLGDEPPTLDPQKATDEVSITILNDVLEGLVRYNKDGKIEKGSGLAKDWKISDDGLTYTFYLRDAKWSDGNPITAYDFEYAWKRALDPNTASQYAYQLYYIKGAEEYNSGKGSADQVGVKALDDKTLQVTLKAPAPQFLGLTSFVTYMPLEKSIYEKYGDKVGSDPNTMVYSGPFIVKEWNHEQNIVLEKNPYYWDKDNVKLQTINFTMIKDNNSLVQNYDTGALDSIFIPGDYIDKYKDSPEYHNYALATVWYLQFNNKDKIFKNANIRKAFTLAINRDLFVKEVAKNGSIPAEAIVPPGIPGYNGDFRSEAGQGYFKDNDVAQAKEYLQKGLQELSLSKLPSIKFLTGDTDTAKKYAVALQQMWNQALGVQVEIQSVAFKVRLDMMDKGDYQIVLAGWGADYNDPMTFLDMWETNNGNNTAFYSNPNYDKLIEKAKVNGDLKARNEEMIQAEKILMEDMPIGPLWFQARAYVVKPYVKDLYFPTFGPDWEMKWTYIEGKK from the coding sequence ATGTTAAAACACAAACGACTTCTAGTAACATTGCTTTCTCTAGTATTAATCTTAAGTGCATTACTAGCAGGTTGCAGTGGTCAAGGTAAAACTGCTACAAACACGACTTCTGCAAATAATCAGAGTGAGCAGGTTTTGAATTTAAATTTAGGCGATGAACCGCCAACACTGGATCCTCAAAAGGCTACAGATGAAGTTTCTATTACAATTTTAAATGACGTGCTAGAAGGGCTTGTAAGATATAATAAAGATGGGAAGATTGAGAAGGGCTCAGGTCTTGCAAAAGATTGGAAAATATCAGATGACGGGCTTACCTATACTTTCTACTTGAGAGATGCTAAATGGAGTGACGGCAATCCTATAACAGCTTATGACTTTGAATATGCGTGGAAAAGGGCTCTTGACCCTAATACTGCTTCTCAATATGCTTATCAGTTGTATTATATTAAGGGGGCAGAAGAATATAACTCTGGCAAAGGCAGTGCTGACCAAGTAGGGGTTAAGGCTTTGGACGATAAGACTTTACAAGTTACTTTGAAAGCACCAGCGCCTCAATTTTTAGGATTAACTTCTTTTGTCACTTATATGCCTCTTGAAAAATCAATATATGAAAAATATGGAGATAAAGTTGGTTCTGATCCTAACACGATGGTATACAGTGGGCCATTCATAGTAAAAGAATGGAACCATGAACAAAACATTGTCCTTGAGAAAAACCCATATTATTGGGATAAAGATAATGTAAAACTTCAAACAATTAATTTTACGATGATAAAAGATAATAACTCTCTGGTGCAAAACTATGATACAGGAGCGCTTGATTCTATCTTTATTCCTGGAGATTATATAGACAAATATAAAGATTCACCTGAATATCACAACTATGCACTTGCGACTGTTTGGTATTTGCAATTTAATAATAAAGATAAAATATTTAAAAATGCTAATATAAGAAAAGCATTTACTCTGGCAATAAATAGAGACCTTTTTGTAAAAGAAGTTGCCAAAAATGGTTCTATACCAGCAGAAGCCATAGTTCCTCCTGGAATTCCTGGCTACAACGGAGATTTTAGGAGTGAAGCTGGGCAAGGTTATTTCAAAGACAATGATGTGGCACAAGCAAAAGAATACTTGCAAAAAGGCTTACAAGAGCTTAGCCTTAGTAAACTACCTAGTATAAAATTCTTAACGGGGGATACAGATACTGCTAAAAAATACGCTGTAGCTTTACAACAAATGTGGAATCAAGCTCTTGGAGTACAGGTTGAAATTCAAAGCGTAGCTTTTAAAGTAAGGCTTGACATGATGGACAAAGGAGATTATCAAATAGTTCTTGCTGGTTGGGGTGCTGACTACAATGACCCAATGACCTTCCTTGATATGTGGGAAACAAACAACGGAAATAACACAGCTTTCTACAGCAACCCAAATTATGATAAACTTATAGAAAAAGCAAAAGTAAATGGCGACTTAAAAGCAAGAAATGAAGAAATGATTCAAGCAGAAAAAATCTTAATGGAAGATATGCCAATTGGTCCATTGTGGTTCCAAGCAAGAGCGTATGTTGTAAAACCATATGTAAAAGACTTATACTTCCCAACATTTGGACCTGATTGGGAAATGAAATGGACTTACATTGAAGGTAAAAAATAA
- a CDS encoding N-acetylmuramoyl-L-alanine amidase, giving the protein MKKIVLFVVIVVAILASYSMAFAYKNTILVDGKPFYYNIPDVTIKIDGQNFDTGKTPPLILKDSTLIPVRVISEKGFGAKVEWDDKTKMVTITKGKTVKLTIGSDIALADGKKVKLIAPARIIEISKEGYTYIPFRFLFETFDYKVEWDEKNYQINTTSPPKIINIKNFDTNYNNGIFSINITGDNPIKYSQGVIEDPGNIRIYVDIENSIWDKGRIDIPINKKSLLNAVIAQNQTQPIPKVRVVIYLKDMLPYGIVQSQDKTRLTISFDVGTSYVTGISFTKEGEYDKVIINADAEHFNTQRIGDNKIVVDISDAVLKMPDGNKAGQIPVEGNVITAIRYSQYNNDTVRVVADTTSKTDYSVKIVEKNIIMLVIKSQPNEMPLIYIDPGHGGSDPGAIGVGGLRESDVVLGIALKLNSLLTKDGFRTMMSRDSDVFVDLVTRSQEANNAGADVFISIHTNAFGTPTPKGTEIWYYPNGYKGDMRDNKTFAQIVYNNLMKEINTVDRGLKEGPNLSVLNKTKMPAILIETAFITNPDDAALLQDDDFQWKVAQGIYNGIVEYFKRLKEGSISTTVSNSVYDANNANSNP; this is encoded by the coding sequence GTGAAAAAAATAGTATTATTTGTTGTAATAGTTGTAGCAATTTTAGCCTCCTACAGTATGGCCTTCGCTTATAAAAACACTATCTTAGTAGATGGGAAACCTTTTTATTACAATATTCCAGATGTCACAATTAAAATAGATGGTCAAAATTTCGACACAGGCAAAACCCCACCTTTAATTTTAAAAGACAGCACATTAATTCCTGTGAGGGTGATCTCAGAAAAGGGATTTGGAGCTAAAGTAGAGTGGGATGACAAAACCAAGATGGTTACTATAACAAAAGGTAAAACAGTTAAATTAACTATTGGAAGTGATATTGCCTTAGCGGACGGAAAAAAAGTTAAGTTGATAGCTCCTGCAAGAATAATAGAAATTAGTAAAGAAGGATATACATATATTCCTTTTAGATTTTTATTTGAGACTTTTGATTATAAAGTAGAATGGGACGAAAAGAATTATCAAATAAATACTACCTCTCCTCCTAAAATTATAAATATAAAAAATTTTGATACAAACTATAATAATGGTATATTTTCTATAAATATTACAGGAGATAATCCTATAAAATATAGCCAAGGAGTTATAGAAGATCCAGGGAATATTAGAATTTATGTGGACATAGAAAATTCCATATGGGACAAAGGAAGAATAGATATACCAATTAACAAGAAAAGTCTTTTAAATGCGGTAATTGCACAGAACCAAACACAACCTATACCTAAAGTGCGAGTAGTGATATATTTAAAAGATATGCTCCCTTACGGAATTGTCCAATCGCAGGATAAAACACGTTTAACTATTTCTTTTGATGTTGGGACAAGCTATGTAACAGGTATAAGTTTTACAAAAGAAGGGGAGTATGATAAAGTCATAATTAATGCTGATGCGGAACATTTTAATACTCAAAGAATAGGGGATAATAAAATAGTTGTGGACATATCAGATGCTGTTCTTAAAATGCCAGATGGGAATAAAGCTGGTCAAATACCAGTAGAAGGCAATGTTATAACGGCTATAAGGTATTCACAGTATAACAACGACACAGTGAGAGTGGTAGCAGATACTACTAGCAAAACGGATTATTCTGTAAAAATAGTCGAAAAAAACATTATAATGCTGGTTATAAAGTCTCAGCCAAATGAAATGCCTCTTATTTATATAGATCCTGGGCATGGGGGAAGTGACCCTGGTGCGATAGGAGTAGGGGGGTTAAGAGAATCTGACGTAGTTTTGGGGATTGCTCTTAAGCTAAATAGCCTTCTCACAAAAGATGGATTTAGAACTATGATGTCTAGAGATTCTGATGTATTTGTAGACCTTGTTACTAGGTCACAAGAAGCGAACAATGCGGGAGCTGACGTATTTATAAGTATACATACTAATGCTTTTGGGACTCCAACTCCTAAAGGCACAGAAATATGGTATTATCCAAATGGATACAAAGGAGACATGAGAGACAACAAGACCTTTGCTCAAATTGTCTATAACAACTTAATGAAAGAGATAAATACGGTTGATAGGGGACTTAAAGAAGGTCCTAATTTGTCAGTGCTTAACAAGACAAAAATGCCAGCAATACTTATTGAGACAGCTTTTATAACAAATCCTGATGATGCAGCCTTGCTTCAAGATGATGACTTCCAATGGAAAGTAGCTCAAGGAATATACAATGGCATTGTAGAATATTTTAAAAGGTTAAAAGAGGGATCTATTTCTACGACTGTTTCTAATTCTGTATATGATGCAAATAATGCAAATAGCAATCCATAA
- a CDS encoding peptide ABC transporter substrate-binding protein — translation MKSKKLLVLGIAILFVLSVLFSGCSKQQTAPSENTLQTKSRDEQVLNVNLGEEPPMLDPQKSTDTVSFDVLNATLEGLVRLNKEGKVEKGSGLAKDWEISPDGLKYTFHLRDAKWSDGTPITAYDFEYAWKRALAPETASQYAYMLYYLKNAEAYNSGKAKAEDVGVKALDDKTLEVTLEKPAPQFLGLTSFITYLPAQKAAVEKYGDKYGSSPDTMVYSGPFMIKEWNHEQNMVLVKNPNYWDKDNVKLEKINMDMVKDDNTVIQNYEAGQYDAIGVPGQYIDKYKNDPNFHQMAMAITWYLQFNNKSKIFSNVNMRKAFTYAVDRKAFVDNILKNGSIPALSFVPPGIPGEKDEFRKEGGDFFKDNDVATAKELLAKGMKELGITQLPKIKFVGGDSDAAKKHTQALQEFWNKNLGVSVDIVNVAFKVRLDMMDKGDYDIVYAGWGADYNDPMTFMDLWVTGGGNNTAFYSNPKYDELIKKANSTNDNSERMQAMHEAEKILMEDMPIGPLYFAGRAYLQRPYVKDWVRFPVGVDNEWKWTYIEGKNK, via the coding sequence ATGAAAAGTAAAAAACTTTTAGTGTTGGGGATTGCTATTTTATTTGTTTTGTCAGTACTTTTTTCTGGTTGTTCAAAACAACAAACTGCTCCGAGTGAAAATACATTGCAAACCAAATCTCGGGATGAACAGGTTTTGAACGTCAACCTTGGGGAAGAGCCACCTATGCTTGACCCACAAAAATCGACGGATACGGTTTCGTTTGACGTATTGAATGCTACACTTGAAGGATTGGTGAGATTAAATAAAGAAGGCAAAGTTGAAAAAGGCTCAGGTTTAGCAAAGGACTGGGAAATATCACCTGATGGATTAAAGTATACTTTCCATTTGAGAGATGCTAAATGGAGTGATGGTACTCCTATTACTGCTTATGACTTTGAATACGCGTGGAAGAGAGCACTTGCTCCAGAAACTGCTTCCCAATATGCTTATATGCTTTACTATCTCAAAAATGCCGAGGCTTATAACAGTGGTAAAGCAAAGGCTGAAGATGTTGGAGTAAAAGCGCTTGATGATAAAACTCTTGAAGTTACGCTTGAAAAGCCAGCACCGCAATTTTTGGGATTGACATCTTTTATCACATATTTGCCAGCGCAAAAAGCTGCTGTGGAAAAGTATGGAGACAAATATGGCTCTTCACCTGATACAATGGTTTATTCTGGGCCTTTTATGATTAAAGAATGGAATCATGAGCAAAACATGGTACTTGTCAAAAACCCAAACTATTGGGACAAAGACAATGTAAAACTTGAGAAAATAAACATGGACATGGTAAAAGACGATAACACAGTAATTCAAAACTATGAAGCAGGTCAATATGATGCTATAGGTGTACCAGGGCAATATATCGACAAGTACAAAAACGATCCGAATTTTCATCAAATGGCAATGGCTATAACATGGTATTTACAGTTCAATAATAAGAGCAAAATATTCTCAAATGTTAACATGAGAAAAGCCTTCACATATGCAGTAGATAGAAAAGCTTTTGTTGATAACATTTTAAAGAATGGTTCAATACCTGCTCTTTCATTTGTTCCACCAGGAATACCAGGTGAAAAAGATGAGTTTAGAAAAGAAGGCGGAGACTTTTTTAAAGACAATGACGTAGCTACAGCAAAAGAACTTCTTGCAAAGGGAATGAAAGAATTGGGGATAACTCAACTTCCAAAGATAAAATTTGTAGGTGGCGATAGTGATGCTGCTAAGAAGCATACACAGGCATTGCAAGAATTCTGGAACAAAAACTTGGGTGTAAGTGTTGATATTGTAAATGTTGCTTTTAAGGTGAGACTTGATATGATGGACAAAGGAGATTATGACATAGTATATGCTGGGTGGGGAGCTGACTATAACGATCCGATGACATTTATGGACCTTTGGGTAACAGGTGGTGGAAATAACACAGCTTTCTACAGCAATCCAAAATACGATGAACTTATAAAGAAGGCTAACTCTACAAATGATAATTCAGAGAGAATGCAAGCAATGCACGAAGCAGAAAAGATATTAATGGAAGACATGCCAATTGGTCCTCTCTACTTCGCAGGAAGAGCATACCTGCAAAGACCATACGTAAAAGACTGGGTAAGGTTCCCAGTTGGTGTGGACAATGAATGGAAGTGGACATATATAGAGGGGAAAAACAAATAA
- a CDS encoding ABC transporter ATP-binding protein encodes MSDNKVLLEVKNLKKYFHVSGGILKAVDDVSFTIKKGETLGLVGESGCGKSTTGRTIIGLYEPTAGEIIFDGERVTHLNYEGRKKFARRAQIIFQDPYASLNPRMTVGDIIGEGIDIHELYTGKERMERIYQLLEMVGLNREHANRFPHEFSGGQRQRIGIARAMAIEPDFIIADEPISALDVSIQAQIVNLLMNLQQEKGLTYLFIAHDLSMVRHISDNVAVMYLGMIVEMTSSAELYSNPLHPYTQALLSAVPIPDPNVERKRERIILEGDVPSPINPPPGCRFRTRCKYAMDICKEQTPPLKEVGSGHFVACHLFNK; translated from the coding sequence ATGAGTGATAACAAAGTTTTGCTCGAGGTAAAAAATCTTAAAAAATATTTTCATGTTAGTGGTGGTATTTTAAAAGCTGTAGATGATGTAAGCTTTACCATTAAAAAAGGAGAAACATTAGGTTTGGTGGGAGAGTCGGGGTGTGGCAAATCTACGACTGGCCGGACCATAATAGGACTTTATGAGCCAACGGCAGGAGAAATTATATTTGATGGAGAAAGAGTTACCCATTTAAATTACGAAGGAAGAAAAAAATTTGCTAGAAGAGCACAAATAATTTTCCAAGACCCTTATGCTTCCTTAAATCCCCGTATGACTGTAGGGGATATCATCGGTGAAGGAATTGACATACACGAACTTTATACTGGAAAAGAAAGGATGGAAAGAATATATCAACTTTTAGAGATGGTAGGATTAAATAGAGAACATGCTAATAGATTTCCTCACGAATTTTCAGGTGGTCAGAGACAAAGAATTGGTATAGCGAGGGCAATGGCTATAGAACCAGATTTTATTATAGCTGATGAACCTATATCTGCTTTAGACGTGTCTATACAAGCTCAGATTGTAAATCTTTTGATGAATTTGCAACAAGAAAAAGGTCTTACCTACTTGTTCATTGCTCATGACCTGAGCATGGTAAGGCATATAAGTGATAATGTTGCTGTAATGTATTTAGGAATGATTGTGGAAATGACTAGTAGCGCTGAGCTTTACTCTAATCCGCTACATCCTTATACTCAGGCACTTTTGTCAGCGGTACCTATACCTGACCCTAATGTAGAGAGAAAAAGAGAAAGAATAATACTTGAAGGTGACGTGCCAAGCCCAATAAATCCACCCCCTGGTTGTAGATTTAGAACGAGATGCAAATATGCGATGGATATTTGCAAAGAACAAACTCCTCCACTTAAAGAAGTGGGTAGCGGTCATTTTGTTGCTTGTCATCTTTTTAATAAATAA
- a CDS encoding ABC transporter permease, whose product MLRYTLERTLYMLITLWVIVTLTFFLMHMIPGDPFTSEKRVPEQIRQNMLAKYHLDKPLIVQYGYYLRNLLHGDLGISLKYLNRTVNEIIANGFPASFQIGMQSIIIGVFLGLILGIVAALNRNGFWDYVSMILAIIGRSVPNFIIATLLQYWIASKLRWLPVSGWGTFAHTILPSVALSFASLSIISRLMRASMLDVIGQDYIKTAKSKGLSSFEIVWRHMIRNAILPIITVLGPLIAGIVTGTFVIERIFGIPGLGKYFVQSIYNNDYTMILGTTIFYSVILVFMMFLVDITYGFIDPRIRLSKGGK is encoded by the coding sequence TTGTTAAGATATACTTTAGAGCGAACGCTATATATGCTTATAACTTTATGGGTCATTGTCACTTTGACGTTTTTCTTAATGCACATGATTCCTGGCGATCCTTTTACAAGTGAAAAAAGGGTTCCGGAACAAATAAGGCAAAACATGTTGGCTAAATATCATCTTGATAAGCCTTTAATTGTGCAATACGGATATTATCTAAGAAATTTACTACATGGTGATTTGGGCATTTCATTAAAATATTTAAACAGAACTGTAAATGAAATCATAGCAAACGGTTTTCCGGCTTCTTTTCAGATAGGAATGCAATCAATAATAATAGGAGTATTTTTAGGATTGATTCTTGGAATTGTGGCGGCATTAAACAGAAATGGTTTTTGGGATTATGTTTCAATGATTTTGGCGATTATAGGAAGGTCTGTTCCTAATTTTATAATTGCTACATTATTGCAGTATTGGATAGCATCAAAACTAAGATGGCTTCCTGTGTCAGGATGGGGAACTTTTGCTCATACTATACTTCCATCGGTAGCTTTGTCTTTTGCTTCATTATCAATAATTTCTCGTTTAATGAGAGCAAGCATGCTTGATGTAATTGGACAGGACTATATAAAGACTGCTAAATCAAAAGGACTTTCTTCTTTTGAGATTGTTTGGAGACATATGATAAGAAATGCTATTTTACCAATAATAACTGTATTAGGACCATTGATTGCGGGAATTGTGACTGGTACTTTTGTCATTGAAAGAATATTTGGAATTCCTGGGCTTGGCAAATATTTTGTTCAGAGTATATATAACAATGATTATACCATGATACTTGGAACAACTATTTTCTATAGCGTTATACTTGTATTTATGATGTTCCTTGTTGATATAACATATGGCTTCATAGATCCAAGAATAAGGCTCTCTAAAGGGGGTAAATAA